Proteins from a single region of Runella sp. SP2:
- a CDS encoding tyrosine-type recombinase/integrase: MIETFLQHLTYEKRLSQHTLTAYAKDLEQFKEFLEKTYQLQDLAKADFRMIRGWAVSMVEAELHHRSVNRKLATLRSFYGYLLRCKAITINPMLRVSSLKTDKPLPQFVEEKSLQLLFDEITFPLDFEGTRDRLVLELLYGTGMRLAELITLRDGDVNVYDQTLRVFGKRSKERVVPIYKGLVEMIKQYQQFRNEQFPNPPEQSLILTNKGEPAYPVLIQRIVKKYLSAVTSLQKRSPHVLRHTFATHLLNNGADLNSIKDLLGHSSLAATQVYTHNSIEKLKKIYKQAHPKA; this comes from the coding sequence ATGATAGAAACCTTCTTACAACACCTCACCTACGAAAAACGCTTGAGCCAGCATACCCTCACCGCGTATGCCAAAGACTTGGAGCAGTTTAAGGAGTTTTTGGAGAAAACCTACCAACTGCAAGATTTGGCCAAGGCCGATTTTCGAATGATTCGAGGGTGGGCAGTAAGCATGGTGGAAGCCGAATTACACCACCGCAGCGTGAACCGAAAATTGGCCACGCTGCGGTCGTTTTATGGGTATCTGTTGCGTTGTAAAGCCATTACGATTAATCCCATGCTGCGGGTGTCGTCGCTCAAAACCGACAAGCCATTGCCGCAATTTGTTGAAGAAAAAAGTCTGCAGTTGCTTTTTGACGAGATTACGTTTCCGCTTGATTTTGAAGGCACGCGCGACCGATTGGTCTTGGAGTTGTTGTACGGCACAGGAATGCGTTTGGCCGAGTTGATTACCCTCCGTGATGGTGACGTGAATGTTTATGACCAAACGTTGCGGGTCTTTGGTAAACGCAGTAAAGAGCGCGTGGTGCCGATTTATAAAGGCTTGGTGGAGATGATTAAGCAATACCAGCAGTTTAGAAACGAGCAGTTTCCGAACCCTCCTGAGCAAAGCCTGATTTTGACTAACAAAGGCGAACCCGCTTATCCCGTCCTGATTCAGCGTATTGTGAAAAAATACTTGTCGGCGGTGACGTCGCTCCAAAAGCGTAGCCCTCACGTACTGCGCCACACCTTTGCGACGCACCTGCTCAATAACGGTGCCGACCTTAATTCTATCAAAGATTTGCTGGGACACAGTAGCTTGGCGGCGACGCAGGTTTATACCCACAATTCGATTGAAAAACTCAAAAAAATCTACAAACAAGCCCATCCCAAGGCATAA
- a CDS encoding Nramp family divalent metal transporter, whose product MLAPPQTLFQRFRYLGPGFILSAAIVGSGELIATTALGAKAGFVTFWVVLVSCLVKVTLQLEFGKNAIYTGVPTMQSLNRLDGKKWGKAHWSIWLWLSLQGLKLLQVGGIVGGVAIVLNMAFPFLGTNLWAAIAALVTAVLVYRGFYKPVEQGALIMIILFTITVLISLVLLQFTPYAISWEQLSSGLSFSLPPAVTGVAIGAFGITGVGGDEIMFYNYWCIEKGYAAYAGPNDGTPEWADRAKGWIKVMYLDAVCSMVVYTLVTAAFYLLGAALLHQHGEVPEGYAMVETLSKLFTQTLGEWAKVIFLIGAFFVLYSTLFTATASWSRIFGDAFGQLGWVKFDDEASRKRVIGMLSWAFPIIWCVLFLLIQMPVTMILLGGIATSILLLLVLWAALVFRYRELPASLSPTPTYNFFFWLSVVSILMVSFYGVWQVVK is encoded by the coding sequence ATGCTTGCGCCTCCCCAAACCCTCTTTCAGCGTTTTCGTTACCTTGGCCCTGGTTTTATTCTTTCGGCAGCCATTGTGGGGTCGGGCGAGCTGATTGCGACGACGGCGTTGGGGGCCAAAGCGGGTTTTGTGACTTTTTGGGTGGTGTTGGTGAGTTGTTTAGTTAAAGTAACCTTGCAATTGGAGTTTGGAAAAAATGCGATTTATACGGGCGTCCCTACCATGCAGTCACTCAACCGCCTCGATGGTAAAAAGTGGGGAAAAGCGCATTGGAGTATTTGGCTGTGGTTGTCGCTGCAAGGCTTAAAACTGCTGCAAGTCGGTGGGATTGTGGGCGGCGTTGCCATTGTACTCAACATGGCGTTTCCGTTTTTAGGAACAAACCTTTGGGCCGCGATTGCGGCATTAGTTACGGCTGTTTTGGTCTATCGTGGTTTTTATAAACCCGTCGAGCAAGGGGCTTTGATTATGATTATTCTTTTCACCATCACGGTATTGATTTCCCTCGTTTTACTGCAATTTACCCCTTATGCCATTAGCTGGGAGCAACTCAGCAGCGGCTTATCATTCTCGCTTCCTCCTGCGGTGACGGGCGTGGCGATTGGCGCTTTCGGAATCACGGGCGTCGGGGGCGACGAAATCATGTTTTACAATTATTGGTGCATCGAAAAAGGCTACGCGGCCTACGCAGGCCCCAACGACGGCACGCCCGAATGGGCCGACCGCGCCAAAGGTTGGATAAAAGTGATGTACTTGGATGCCGTGTGTTCGATGGTGGTTTATACCCTTGTAACGGCCGCTTTTTATTTGTTGGGAGCGGCATTGCTGCACCAACACGGCGAGGTGCCCGAAGGCTACGCCATGGTCGAAACCCTTTCAAAGCTTTTTACCCAAACGCTGGGTGAATGGGCCAAAGTGATTTTCTTGATTGGCGCTTTTTTTGTGCTTTATTCTACCCTTTTTACCGCGACGGCCAGTTGGTCACGCATTTTTGGCGATGCGTTTGGGCAATTAGGTTGGGTCAAATTTGACGACGAAGCCTCGCGCAAACGCGTGATAGGAATGCTTTCATGGGCTTTCCCCATCATTTGGTGCGTGCTTTTTTTATTGATTCAGATGCCCGTCACGATGATTCTTTTGGGCGGCATTGCGACGTCTATTTTGCTGCTATTGGTGCTTTGGGCGGCGTTGGTGTTTCGCTACCGAGAGTTGCCCGCGTCTCTTTCACCCACACCTACCTACAACTTCTTCTTTTGGTTAAGCGTCGTGTCGATTTTAATGGTGAGTTTTTACGGAGTTTGGCAAGTGGTAAAATAG